Part of the Xenopus tropicalis strain Nigerian chromosome 3, UCB_Xtro_10.0, whole genome shotgun sequence genome, GTGTTTGTGGCGTGTACCCAAAACTGTTTTGATCAAACCCCCATTGAATATGGACGTTGGctttaaagtgacagtgacaccTTTTGGGTTTGAGATTAGATTTTAGAGAGTTATAATAACTATTCATCACAAAACAACTGGCATAAACCCACCAAGTTAGCAAAATCAGCTCGACTTCCTTATATAGAGAAGGATAAATCTGGGATCTAGaactgggattggatcaggggatcaGTTCCTCTCactgaattgtatctggctctatgggaagatctgggattggatcaggggataagttcctctcattgaattgtatctggctctatgggaagatctgggattggatcaggggataagttcctctcattgaattgtatctggctctatgggaagatctgggattggatcaggggataagttcctctcattgaattgtatctggctctatgggaagatctgggattggatcaggggataagttcctctcattgaattgtatctggctctatgggaagatctgggattggatcaggggatacgttcctctcattgaattgtatctggctctatgggaagatctgggattggatcaggggataagttcctctcattgaattgtatctggctctatgggaagatctgggattggatcaggggataagttcctctcattgaattgtatctggctctatgggaagatctgggattggatcaggggataagttcctctcattgaattgtatctggctctatgggaagatctgggattggatcaggggataagttcctctcattgaattgtatctggctctatgggaagatctgggattggatcaggggataagttcctctcattgaattgtatctggctctatgggaagatctgggattggatcaggggataagttcctctcattgaattgtatctggctctatgggaagatctgggattggatcaggggataagttcctctcattgaattgtatctggctctatgggaagatctgggattggatcaggggatacgttcctctcattgaattgtatctggctctatgggaagatctgggattggatcagggataaattcctctcattgaattgtatctggctctatgggaagatctgggattggatcagggataagttcctctcattgaattgtatctggctctatgggaagatctgggattggatcaggggataagttcctctcattgaattgtatctggctctatgggaagatctgggattggatcagggataagttcctctcattgaattgtatctggctctatgggaagatctgggattggatcagggataagttcctctcattgaattgtatctggctctacaCATCACACCCCATTCAGAACTCTATTGGCTTTGTCTATAGTCTAAGACATTTGAGTtgagagatgtgagtagaggagaGATACATTTGATCAGAATTGTTATGATAAAACAATTTAACAAAGGCCACTAAGATGGctgtaaataaattaaatgttacTATAACAACAGGGGATAATTATATGATGACAGACTGTATgatatttaatgatatatttaaGGGCTTCTTGGGCATCTTTATTTCTCAGGCTGTAGATAATTGGGTTAAACAATGGGATCAGTATGGTGTATAACAGAGAGAGAACTTTACTTATTGTCTGGGATTCTTTCCTGGGGGGAACAATATAAAGAGCAATTATAGTCCCATAAAacatggagaccacggccaagtgggagctgcaggtggagaaggctttttgcctcccggtatgggacactatctttaggattgcATGGGCAATACACATATATGATACAGAGATGAGAATAAAGGGGCAAATAATAACAGGAACAGACAATATAATTACTTCTAATTGTACTATGAAAGtatctgagcaggaaagttctagaagaggaaagaaatcacagaagaaatgatgAATGGTATTTCGGTCACAGAAATGCAATGTGGCTATTAGATTTGCAGTGATGAGTATAGCGCCCAGGCCAATCAGCCATGACACGAACATTAATGTAACACAAACCCTGTGGGACATTATAGAAGTGTATCTCAGGGGGATGCAGATGGCCACATATCTGTCATAGGCCATTACTGCTAGAAGGAAACCCACAAATGTTTCTAACCCACCAAAAATATTAAACTGTGTTATACACCCAACAAGGGACACTGTGGCTCCTTCATTTAGTATCGTTTCCAGCAGGGTGGGGGCAATATTGGAGGATGTGAGAAGGTCAGAGAGGGCCAACTGCTGGAGAAAGAAGTACATGGGCGAGTGGAGGTTCCGGCTGAAGGCCACCAACACTATGATGAGGACGTTCTCCCAAACTGTCAGAATGTAAATCAGAAGGAACAGAGAGAACAGGGGAACCTTGAAGTTGTGGAGATTCTGAAACCCCAAGAGGACAATCTCACTGACCCACGTCTGGTTCTTCTCATTCATTGTCTGGGGGAGGCAAAAACATGGTAAAATAAATAACTGGTATAATAAGTtaataatagggatgcacagaatggaggattcggtttgggatttggccaagattctgccttttttgaaTCCAactgcctggccaaaccaaatccttaaataCCTGGGACTCGTGGTGACATCAACACGGAAGTAAAaaattattatactttatactatactatactcaTTATActttacatcagggatccccaacccttaacACTCATGAACtgcactcagatgtaaaaattgtTGGTTGGTGAGTCACATAAGTATAAAACTgttcttggggtgccaaataaggactgtgattggctatttggtagccccatgtggcctgcaggtgtaaaactgtgtctctgggcttccaaaacttcccccaagccagaaataaaaaatggCCCCTACATTGAGGGTACTGGGAGCGACATCAGATGTTGAGTTTCCCCTGTAACTTCTACTAGGACTTGGGTTCTGGGTGTTTAAAGAGAA contains:
- the LOC100491417 gene encoding olfactory receptor 1468-like, which codes for MNEKNQTWVSEIVLLGFQNLHNFKVPLFSLFLLIYILTVWENVLIIVLVAFSRNLHSPMYFFLQQLALSDLLTSSNIAPTLLETILNEGATVSLVGCITQFNIFGGLETFVGFLLAVMAYDRYVAICIPLRYTSIMSHRVCVTLMFVSWLIGLGAILITANLIATLHFCDRNTIHHFFCDFFPLLELSCSDTFIVQLEVIILSVPVIICPFILISVSYMCIAHAILKIVSHTGRQKAFSTCSSHLAVVSMFYGTIIALYIVPPRKESQTISKVLSLLYTILIPLFNPIIYSLRNKDAQEALKYIIKYHTKWIH